The following are encoded together in the Oceanobacillus zhaokaii genome:
- a CDS encoding type I restriction endonuclease subunit R has product MVFKNEKEFEDALVNLLVSQKGWDGIIENPTEADLLQNWANILFENNKELDRLNNVPLNNGEMNQIIEQINALKTPLKKNLFINGKSVTIKRENKNDLLHFGKEVSLKIYDRKEIAAGSSFYQIARQPRFSKKSSLLSDRRGDVMLLINGMPVIHVELKRSGVPVSKAINQIQKYSHESVFSGIFSLIQVFVAMTPDETLYFANPDEEEKFNPDYYFHWADFDNEPINNWKDIADTLLSIPMAHQLVGYYTIPDTSDNVLKAMRSYQYFAANEISDRVAQMNWHGKDARGGYVWHTTGSGKTMTSFKSAQLIASSGDADKVVFLMDRIELSTQSLGEFRGFADNEDDVQGTESTRVLITKLKSDLSSDTLIVTSIQKMSNIKEDGAKQSDIDSIQSKRIVFIVDEAHRSTFGEMLITIKKTFPDAIFFGFTGTPIQDENEIKSSTTAMVFGNELHRYSISDGIRDGNVLAFDLYKVSTFNDNKMRKEVALSKAKAVNEEEAIDDPLKSKIYYKYMDSKQIPMAGYFNSSKNKYVMGIEDYIPNTQFDDDSHRLTVVKDILNNWITLSRNSKFHAILATSSIGEAIEYYRLLKGNKIGLKVTALFDKNFDNPDDAIFKEEGLFEILQDYNNQFSQEFTIPKHAKYKKDVALRLAHKTPYTNLKKDKQLDIVIVVNQLLTGFDSKWINTLYLDKVMEFANIIQAFSRTNRLFGKEKPFGTIRYYRLVNTMERNIEDAVKVYSGDKKLGLFVDKLGRNLTKLNQLFDDISAVFSDERIDNFEQLPSDDAAKGKFANLFRTFNDYLEAAQIQGFCWEKIKYNCVIENGDPEETIEVKCDKQTYNILLLRYKELTRGSGGTNDEDVPFEVDYTIIEKDTGRIDHEYLASRFNKFLKLTSSKASQQEIENALNDLHKYFASLTEEQQKYANMVIHDLQNGDLVVDSTKTFIDYINEYQANTENDRIHHLANAFGLDEAALRKLMNLKVTENNLNEYGRFASLLSSVDKKKAREWLEVMYGKKFKSFEINQQTDALIRKFILEGGFDID; this is encoded by the coding sequence ATGGTCTTTAAGAATGAGAAAGAGTTTGAGGATGCTTTAGTTAATTTACTTGTAAGTCAGAAGGGTTGGGACGGTATAATTGAAAATCCGACAGAGGCAGATTTACTTCAAAATTGGGCTAATATTTTGTTTGAAAACAACAAAGAACTAGATAGATTAAATAATGTACCGCTAAATAATGGTGAGATGAATCAAATTATTGAACAAATTAATGCCTTAAAAACGCCTTTGAAGAAAAATTTATTTATCAATGGAAAATCCGTGACTATTAAACGAGAAAATAAGAATGATTTACTTCATTTTGGAAAGGAAGTTAGTTTAAAAATTTATGATCGAAAGGAAATAGCTGCAGGAAGTAGCTTCTACCAAATAGCAAGACAACCTAGGTTTTCTAAAAAGTCGTCTTTGTTAAGTGACAGAAGAGGCGATGTCATGCTGTTGATTAATGGAATGCCAGTTATACATGTTGAACTAAAACGTTCTGGAGTTCCAGTTAGTAAAGCGATAAATCAAATTCAGAAATATTCACATGAAAGTGTATTTTCAGGAATTTTTTCTTTAATTCAGGTTTTTGTAGCTATGACCCCAGATGAAACGTTGTACTTTGCTAATCCTGATGAGGAGGAGAAATTTAATCCTGATTACTACTTTCATTGGGCAGATTTTGATAATGAACCAATTAACAATTGGAAAGATATAGCAGATACTTTACTGTCGATTCCAATGGCACATCAGTTAGTTGGTTACTATACAATACCAGATACGTCTGACAATGTTCTCAAGGCTATGAGAAGCTATCAGTATTTTGCAGCTAACGAGATATCCGATAGGGTTGCTCAAATGAATTGGCATGGGAAGGATGCTCGAGGTGGTTATGTCTGGCATACAACTGGGTCTGGTAAAACAATGACAAGTTTCAAGTCAGCACAACTAATTGCATCTTCAGGTGATGCTGACAAAGTCGTATTTTTGATGGATAGAATTGAGCTAAGCACACAATCTTTAGGAGAGTTTAGAGGTTTTGCGGATAATGAAGATGATGTTCAGGGTACTGAATCTACTAGAGTATTGATTACTAAGTTAAAGAGTGATTTATCTTCGGATACTTTGATTGTAACTTCAATTCAAAAGATGTCCAATATTAAAGAAGATGGTGCTAAACAGTCAGATATTGACTCGATTCAATCCAAGCGTATCGTATTCATTGTGGATGAAGCTCATCGTTCAACTTTCGGAGAAATGTTGATTACAATTAAGAAAACTTTCCCAGATGCAATATTTTTCGGTTTTACTGGTACACCAATTCAAGATGAAAACGAAATTAAATCAAGCACTACTGCAATGGTATTTGGTAACGAGTTGCATCGTTACAGTATTTCTGATGGGATTCGTGATGGAAATGTTTTAGCTTTTGATTTATATAAGGTTTCAACTTTCAATGATAATAAAATGAGAAAGGAAGTCGCTCTATCGAAAGCAAAAGCAGTTAATGAAGAAGAAGCGATTGATGATCCTTTAAAATCAAAAATATATTATAAGTATATGGACAGTAAACAAATACCAATGGCAGGGTATTTCAATTCATCTAAAAATAAATATGTAATGGGAATAGAAGATTATATTCCAAATACTCAGTTTGATGATGATTCTCATCGACTAACAGTTGTTAAAGATATTTTAAATAATTGGATTACATTGAGCAGAAATAGTAAATTTCATGCAATATTAGCAACAAGTAGTATTGGTGAAGCGATAGAATATTACCGATTGCTTAAGGGAAATAAAATTGGATTAAAAGTTACCGCTTTATTTGATAAAAATTTTGATAATCCGGATGATGCTATTTTTAAAGAAGAAGGGTTATTTGAAATACTACAAGATTACAATAATCAATTCAGTCAAGAGTTTACAATTCCAAAGCATGCAAAGTACAAGAAAGATGTGGCGTTACGTTTGGCACATAAAACACCATATACGAATCTCAAAAAAGATAAACAGTTAGATATCGTGATAGTCGTGAATCAGCTTCTTACGGGATTTGATTCCAAATGGATTAACACACTTTATCTTGATAAGGTTATGGAGTTTGCAAATATAATCCAAGCATTTTCTCGTACTAATCGTTTATTTGGCAAAGAAAAACCGTTTGGTACAATCCGCTATTATCGCTTAGTTAATACAATGGAACGTAATATTGAAGATGCTGTGAAGGTTTATTCTGGTGATAAAAAACTTGGATTATTCGTTGATAAGCTAGGTAGGAATCTAACAAAATTAAACCAATTATTTGATGATATTTCAGCAGTATTTTCAGATGAGAGAATTGACAACTTTGAGCAACTTCCTAGTGATGATGCTGCTAAAGGGAAATTCGCAAATTTATTTAGAACTTTTAATGACTATTTAGAGGCAGCACAAATTCAGGGTTTTTGTTGGGAAAAGATTAAATATAACTGTGTTATCGAAAATGGTGACCCAGAAGAAACAATTGAAGTTAAATGTGATAAACAAACTTACAATATTCTTCTTCTTCGTTATAAAGAGTTAACGAGAGGTAGTGGTGGAACAAATGATGAAGATGTTCCATTTGAAGTTGATTATACAATTATTGAGAAAGATACTGGACGAATAGATCATGAGTATTTGGCTTCTCGTTTTAACAAATTCCTAAAGTTAACAAGTAGTAAAGCAAGCCAGCAAGAGATAGAAAATGCGTTAAATGATCTACATAAATACTTTGCATCTTTGACCGAGGAGCAACAAAAATATGCTAATATGGTTATTCATGATTTGCAAAACGGAGATTTGGTAGTAGATTCTACTAAGACCTTTATTGATTATATCAATGAATACCAAGCAAATACGGAAAATGACCGTATTCACCATCTTGCTAATGCATTTGGACTAGACGAAGCAGCATTAAGAAAACTTATGAATCTCAAAGTTACTGAAAATAATCTAAATGAGTATGGCCGTTTTGCTAGTTTACTTTCATCCGTTGATAAAAAGAAAGCAAGAGAATGGTTGGAAGTGATGTACGGTAAGAAATTTAAATCATTTGAAATTAATCAGCAGACAGATGCTTTAATTCGCAAGTTTATTCTTGAAGGCGGATTCGATATTGATTGA
- a CDS encoding ArdC family protein codes for MDVCEIVTKRIIEKLESGVVPWKKPWNGRGGATRWSVKKPYRGINALLLEPGEYASKKQIIKAGGRINRDQLKNGHIIVYWHWYKIKEEGQEDIPDDEATYQKRAKPFYSRVWDINTQCTGLKSKFNDDDILDFNPIEKAEELISRYEDIPKIKNGPGGAYYIPALDILNMPPVENFHSAEEYYSTLFHELVHSTGHDSRLNREGIIQISSFFGTDSYSKEELIAEMGSCMLSAMAGIDNSTIDNSAAYINGWLSKLKGDKRFIFSAASQAQKAVDYMTGIAFEEEQREEATA; via the coding sequence ATGGATGTATGTGAAATTGTAACGAAAAGGATAATAGAAAAACTGGAAAGTGGAGTAGTCCCATGGAAAAAACCATGGAACGGAAGAGGGGGTGCTACCAGATGGTCGGTCAAGAAACCCTATCGTGGTATTAATGCACTTCTCTTAGAACCTGGGGAATATGCGTCAAAAAAACAAATCATTAAAGCTGGCGGAAGAATCAACCGGGATCAACTAAAGAATGGCCATATCATTGTTTATTGGCACTGGTACAAGATAAAGGAAGAAGGTCAGGAAGATATCCCAGATGATGAAGCGACCTATCAGAAGCGGGCAAAACCTTTCTACTCTCGGGTTTGGGACATTAATACGCAATGTACGGGACTGAAAAGCAAATTCAATGATGATGACATTTTGGACTTCAATCCAATAGAGAAGGCAGAAGAATTGATTAGTAGATATGAAGACATCCCAAAGATAAAGAATGGTCCTGGCGGAGCCTACTATATTCCCGCTTTGGATATTTTAAATATGCCACCAGTAGAAAATTTCCATTCTGCAGAAGAGTATTATTCTACGTTGTTTCATGAACTTGTACATTCGACTGGCCATGATTCTCGTTTGAATCGGGAAGGTATCATTCAAATATCCTCTTTCTTTGGAACAGACTCATATTCAAAGGAAGAATTGATCGCAGAAATGGGTTCTTGTATGTTAAGTGCAATGGCTGGCATTGATAATTCAACGATAGACAACAGTGCAGCTTATATTAACGGATGGTTATCCAAGTTAAAAGGGGATAAGCGATTCATCTTTTCAGCAGCTTCGCAGGCACAAAAAGCAGTGGATTATATGACAGGTATTGCATTTGAAGAGGAACAGAGGGAAGAAGCAACCGCCTAG
- a CDS encoding lysozyme inhibitor LprI family protein has product MRIYRMFIVVFLTLGIVACSNEEPKETELEVVDEAMEEESVLADGVAEELEEEYEEEIVEEENEEDYGYAAIEPREITDRSVVLEENEHGKVTYLGDMSDVDGFYFAFQYEGDAVLSDRSALMVRLIFDDGTSEIVDTTDPSYLVEHRATEAGEVKVFKTYEAMAGNLARIDYVFETFEWTEEGMKTIEVEPTEETIVLDAAYALEELYFSIEQEYQDDEKYIMLDTLDIDDTTGTVRLTGFITFQEDTDISYRPMLYRPINQSRTYGSFNTESTSFFGSVRTPIELTFTTEQVFTDDDGSIVYIAFGDVLFSLDLRTGEAVNEPVTITPDFSIEGSCYSSAPLAGVKVNQGETVYNAIKSSGPCSSYGSGMSNAIGNMSIPVGDYTNFSFTLATGEELKDKGGEYIFYVYADEETEENPILKRTITSSSPPEAFEIDVTDIDTLHILYDTNIMADFVSSEDKTGLIQVLLLEPTLSKEKTEKANNVPADKEDTAINNTEAVEVSLKETYLEKLNNAEKEVEELEPADSTTLSLKEVENERYGIWDDLLNEIYGELKVQLPAGEMDQLKEEQLSWITYRDNSAHESSLKFEGASWEPVEYASVLANLTQERCHELVENYMK; this is encoded by the coding sequence ATGAGAATATATCGGATGTTTATAGTTGTTTTTTTAACGCTTGGAATCGTTGCATGCTCGAATGAAGAACCAAAAGAGACGGAGCTAGAAGTAGTAGATGAAGCGATGGAAGAGGAAAGCGTCCTTGCTGATGGTGTTGCAGAAGAGCTTGAGGAAGAATATGAAGAAGAAATAGTGGAGGAAGAAAACGAAGAAGACTATGGCTATGCTGCTATAGAACCAAGAGAAATTACAGACCGAAGCGTTGTACTAGAAGAAAATGAACATGGTAAAGTGACGTATTTAGGTGATATGTCAGATGTGGACGGATTTTACTTCGCATTCCAGTACGAAGGGGATGCAGTGCTTTCGGATAGATCAGCCCTGATGGTTCGCCTTATCTTTGATGATGGAACCAGTGAAATTGTCGATACAACCGATCCATCTTACTTAGTCGAACACCGTGCAACAGAAGCAGGCGAAGTAAAAGTATTTAAAACCTATGAAGCCATGGCAGGAAACCTTGCACGAATCGATTATGTGTTCGAAACCTTTGAGTGGACAGAAGAAGGGATGAAAACCATCGAAGTGGAACCAACGGAAGAAACGATAGTACTTGATGCTGCGTATGCACTGGAAGAATTATACTTCTCCATCGAACAAGAATACCAAGACGATGAAAAGTATATTATGCTAGACACATTGGATATCGATGACACAACCGGAACTGTTCGGTTAACAGGCTTTATCACGTTTCAAGAAGATACCGATATATCTTATCGTCCGATGCTTTATCGCCCAATAAACCAAAGCAGAACATACGGAAGTTTCAATACCGAAAGCACATCCTTTTTCGGAAGTGTTCGAACACCTATTGAATTAACGTTCACTACCGAACAAGTATTTACAGACGATGATGGGTCAATTGTTTACATTGCTTTTGGTGATGTTTTATTCTCCCTCGATTTACGAACAGGTGAAGCTGTGAACGAACCGGTTACCATTACGCCTGATTTTTCGATAGAAGGAAGCTGTTATTCATCCGCACCGCTTGCTGGTGTAAAAGTAAACCAAGGGGAAACCGTTTATAATGCCATTAAATCAAGCGGACCTTGTTCCAGTTACGGCAGTGGGATGTCAAACGCAATAGGTAACATGTCCATTCCAGTTGGTGATTATACAAACTTCTCCTTCACGCTTGCTACAGGGGAAGAATTAAAGGACAAAGGTGGCGAATATATTTTTTATGTATACGCTGATGAGGAAACAGAAGAGAATCCCATATTGAAACGCACAATTACGTCAAGTAGTCCACCAGAAGCGTTTGAAATCGATGTAACAGATATCGATACGCTACACATCTTGTACGATACTAATATAATGGCCGATTTTGTTTCGAGTGAAGATAAGACAGGTTTAATACAGGTTCTACTCCTTGAACCAACACTTTCTAAGGAAAAAACAGAAAAGGCAAACAATGTACCTGCAGACAAAGAAGACACTGCTATTAATAATACTGAAGCTGTTGAAGTGAGTCTGAAGGAAACGTATCTCGAAAAATTAAACAATGCTGAAAAAGAAGTGGAAGAATTGGAACCAGCAGATTCCACGACACTTTCTTTGAAAGAGGTTGAAAACGAAAGATATGGTATATGGGATGATTTATTGAACGAAATTTATGGAGAGTTAAAGGTGCAACTGCCAGCAGGAGAGATGGACCAACTAAAAGAAGAACAACTAAGCTGGATAACATATAGAGATAATAGTGCGCATGAATCATCCTTGAAATTTGAAGGGGCTTCGTGGGAACCCGTAGAATATGCGTCTGTACTAGCAAATCTAACACAAGAAAGATGCCATGAATTAGTAGAAAATTATATGAAATAA
- a CDS encoding RecQ family ATP-dependent DNA helicase — protein MDSKVEQLFESYFPNLADKFSLRVIQKTATQNLLDGNNTLCIMPTSGGKSLIYWLSGLSLQGITIVISPLIALIDEQASKISEQGYEVLTIHGGISPKKQVDLLKKLANKELNPKFIFISPERMATDGLFEYGMKKRKEDINLIAIDEIHCVSQWGVSFRPFYRRIPEFLNSVFNNNWPRVLGLTATLNANEIKDICSSFHISRKNIIKDHLLVRSEIELKKIKFTNEDEKEEKLWDLLRIHRNEKVLVYLYRKYNKRGTEDLMKTAIEKGYNAVNFHGEMSAKARQEIIQKFKNNDVDVIFATNAFGMGIDIPDIRVVIHFMIPESVEQYYQEVGRAARDGEASNTYLLYTNKNIRVKKTHFIDRSFPSIDKLKDVFKKITGNKTNYKTLPYFNDEDVQLCLPYYLDNDILEIGAKGITTLDIFSEIKDPEIERLYNLTRTKGFISTVKKSGHSPKEVSDKVYSAIINEQVNLSKNLDKSLIVRSKYTELKADQIKILEQYIEDKRTYKHKLLDYFTYLLEVCENSRELHQEIGRYLGVDKHNLNKIYRTRKGDLVRSKSEVIIANLLYEANVNYEYEKKLYYDDQNWIEPDFTIEVGEKDIYWEHLGMIGTETYDKRWLKKIDIYEKYYPDQLEITYENPALSDSARNIIEKIKVME, from the coding sequence ATGGATTCTAAGGTTGAGCAATTATTTGAAAGTTATTTTCCTAATTTAGCTGATAAATTTTCATTAAGGGTGATTCAGAAAACGGCTACACAAAATTTGTTAGATGGCAATAATACACTTTGTATTATGCCAACAAGTGGTGGGAAATCTCTTATATACTGGCTGTCTGGATTATCCTTACAGGGAATTACAATTGTTATTTCTCCATTAATTGCTTTAATAGATGAACAAGCAAGTAAAATTAGCGAACAAGGTTATGAAGTTTTAACTATTCATGGTGGAATATCTCCTAAGAAACAAGTCGATTTATTAAAGAAACTTGCTAATAAAGAATTAAATCCTAAATTTATTTTTATTAGTCCAGAAAGAATGGCGACGGATGGACTATTTGAATATGGTATGAAGAAGCGAAAAGAAGATATAAACTTAATTGCCATTGATGAAATACACTGTGTGAGCCAATGGGGAGTTAGTTTTCGACCTTTCTATAGGCGAATCCCAGAGTTCTTAAATAGTGTTTTTAACAATAATTGGCCTAGAGTATTAGGTCTAACTGCTACTTTAAATGCTAATGAAATTAAAGATATATGTAGTTCTTTTCATATATCCAGAAAGAATATTATAAAAGACCACCTTCTAGTACGCTCTGAGATTGAACTAAAAAAGATAAAGTTTACTAATGAAGATGAAAAAGAGGAGAAACTTTGGGATTTGCTACGGATTCATAGAAATGAAAAAGTATTAGTTTATTTGTATCGTAAGTATAATAAAAGAGGTACAGAAGATTTAATGAAAACCGCTATTGAAAAAGGCTATAATGCGGTGAATTTCCATGGTGAAATGTCAGCGAAAGCTAGACAAGAAATTATTCAAAAGTTTAAAAATAATGATGTTGATGTTATCTTTGCAACCAATGCTTTTGGTATGGGTATTGATATTCCTGATATTAGGGTCGTTATTCACTTCATGATTCCAGAGTCGGTGGAGCAGTATTATCAAGAAGTTGGAAGAGCTGCAAGAGACGGCGAAGCTTCAAATACGTACTTACTTTATACTAATAAAAACATAAGAGTGAAGAAAACACACTTTATTGATCGTTCTTTTCCCTCTATTGATAAGCTAAAAGATGTTTTCAAAAAGATTACTGGAAATAAGACAAACTATAAAACACTACCATATTTTAATGATGAGGATGTACAGCTATGTCTCCCGTATTATTTGGACAATGATATCCTCGAAATTGGGGCTAAGGGTATTACCACTCTAGATATTTTCTCAGAAATAAAGGATCCCGAAATAGAAAGATTATATAATTTAACGAGGACTAAAGGGTTTATTAGTACTGTTAAAAAGAGCGGGCATTCTCCGAAAGAAGTTAGTGATAAAGTCTATTCAGCAATAATAAATGAACAAGTTAATCTTTCTAAAAATCTTGATAAAAGCCTAATTGTAAGAAGTAAATATACAGAATTAAAGGCTGACCAAATTAAAATACTGGAACAATACATCGAAGACAAGCGTACATATAAACACAAACTTTTAGATTATTTTACATACTTATTAGAGGTGTGTGAAAATTCTAGAGAACTCCATCAAGAAATTGGTCGATATTTAGGTGTAGATAAACATAACCTTAATAAAATTTACAGAACACGTAAAGGAGATTTAGTTCGGTCAAAATCTGAAGTAATAATTGCAAATCTTCTTTATGAAGCAAATGTTAATTATGAGTATGAAAAAAAACTTTATTATGATGATCAAAATTGGATTGAACCAGACTTTACAATTGAAGTAGGAGAAAAGGACATATACTGGGAACATCTCGGTATGATTGGAACTGAGACTTATGATAAAAGATGGTTGAAGAAGATAGATATTTATGAAAAATATTATCCAGACCAATTAGAAATTACATATGAAAACCCAGCGTTGTCTGATTCAGCACGAAATATAATAGAAAAAATTAAAGTTATGGAATGA
- a CDS encoding N-6 DNA methylase: MKNSNVILDKLVENISSDNILYNINEYVPNKQYDVVLVKCLSSSNDNEEKLDRTKYVMGNHGIAYVLVPTAVLFSKNFKRNREYIVNEFQIKGVITLKTSVFDFSSIPLSLILLENNKSNEATWFTSASSIQEVINLVTSNDHTKHSHNIYHTNSVNKSNLMPEFYNGERQKIDNILNAYETKTLNDIAELFNGKSVPKDELGGIEGDFSYLRARNIVDGKIVATDYVKSEHAVKYAKQILLPGDILISKFFGEKRIAQVLEDDCPAIASPAFIVVRALEIPEDYLFKYINSRAGKNIFHKQLEMIERGTTITSINLRDIKGLKIPIFDNATMFEMINIDKLDNKELSNLVDYIDVHVIGSKAEQIVIDMFLSSGWNKNDILTEDNIFKLGNTNGYLPDIVLKNDNEVLATVEIKVSTRTVPRDLEKTLDKIRQYQKLPVFIFTNLNKFDLYLIRENRKVTFDTAPSKTQLLDVIESGGYKL, translated from the coding sequence GTGAAAAATTCTAATGTTATACTAGATAAATTAGTTGAGAATATCTCTTCAGATAATATTTTATATAATATTAATGAGTATGTGCCAAACAAACAGTATGATGTTGTCTTGGTAAAATGTTTGAGTAGTAGCAATGATAATGAAGAGAAATTAGACAGAACTAAATATGTTATGGGAAATCATGGTATAGCATATGTATTAGTTCCAACAGCAGTACTATTCAGTAAAAATTTTAAAAGAAATAGAGAGTACATAGTTAATGAATTTCAAATTAAAGGTGTTATCACGTTGAAAACATCTGTATTTGACTTTTCTTCAATACCATTGTCCTTGATACTTCTGGAGAATAATAAAAGCAATGAAGCAACCTGGTTTACTTCTGCTAGTAGTATTCAGGAAGTGATAAATCTAGTAACTTCAAATGACCATACGAAACATAGTCATAATATATATCATACAAATTCAGTAAACAAATCAAATCTTATGCCAGAATTCTATAATGGAGAGAGACAGAAAATTGATAATATCTTAAATGCATATGAAACAAAAACCCTAAATGATATAGCTGAGTTATTCAACGGAAAAAGTGTCCCGAAAGATGAATTAGGAGGCATAGAAGGTGACTTTTCATATTTACGGGCACGAAATATCGTAGATGGGAAAATTGTTGCAACTGACTATGTGAAAAGTGAACATGCAGTGAAATATGCCAAACAAATTTTACTTCCAGGTGATATTCTTATTTCTAAATTTTTTGGAGAGAAACGTATTGCTCAAGTATTGGAAGATGATTGTCCAGCAATTGCGTCTCCTGCTTTTATTGTGGTAAGAGCACTTGAAATACCTGAGGATTACCTTTTTAAATATATTAATAGCAGGGCTGGTAAGAATATATTTCACAAACAATTAGAAATGATAGAGAGGGGAACCACAATTACATCAATTAACCTAAGAGATATTAAAGGTTTAAAAATTCCTATATTTGATAATGCAACAATGTTTGAAATGATAAACATTGATAAATTGGATAATAAAGAATTGAGTAATTTAGTAGATTATATTGATGTACATGTAATAGGAAGTAAAGCCGAACAAATAGTTATTGATATGTTTTTATCGAGCGGATGGAATAAGAATGATATTCTCACAGAGGATAATATTTTTAAGTTAGGTAATACGAACGGATATTTGCCAGACATAGTTTTAAAGAATGATAACGAAGTCTTGGCTACAGTAGAGATTAAAGTTTCAACTCGAACTGTTCCCAGAGATTTGGAAAAAACATTAGATAAGATACGACAATATCAAAAGCTTCCTGTTTTCATTTTCACTAATTTAAATAAGTTCGACTTGTATTTAATTAGAGAGAATAGAAAGGTTACTTTTGACACAGCTCCTTCTAAAACTCAACTTCTTGATGTGATAGAAAGTGGGGGATATAAGCTATGA
- a CDS encoding Wadjet anti-phage system protein JetD domain-containing protein, whose product MSTIDLIETRVRGFISDIQHPKQRKKININDLELQLRKLLDNYFEMNGYQLFYEVIGKLQEEGVLSLIQNKQYNGKSPALPLYYWVNIKAQEMKWDRLKMMRLSDKFDFTYYEHHPEYQTEEEWERIDNLYTFLQTAEEREVVSVEERSLELFGHEKFLQDSDLYPEGKSFLNRIGIPKEQLKMVKHGEPFVFWMKQGKEIKDVQRVLIVENLAFFHTSIKLLEAEVLDYEPELIIYGEGMKIERSFSFFFQMFPPKNYQIYYAGDLDAESYGIVIRLMEKFPDTSIQPALKIYRKMFEFIEQRNDQNIRQTQNMTYRDAFFQWFTEEEQQLLQQLWQENKRIPQEVLTIETWRRWL is encoded by the coding sequence GTGAGTACGATCGATTTGATAGAAACACGGGTGCGTGGGTTTATTTCAGATATTCAACACCCGAAACAAAGAAAGAAGATTAATATAAATGATTTAGAGCTTCAATTACGGAAGCTTTTGGATAATTATTTTGAAATGAATGGCTATCAGTTGTTTTATGAAGTGATTGGAAAATTGCAAGAGGAAGGTGTACTTTCTCTGATTCAAAATAAACAATATAATGGCAAGTCACCGGCTCTACCTCTGTATTACTGGGTTAATATCAAAGCTCAAGAAATGAAGTGGGACCGGCTGAAGATGATGAGGTTAAGTGACAAGTTTGATTTTACATATTATGAGCACCACCCTGAATATCAAACAGAGGAAGAATGGGAAAGAATCGATAATTTATATACATTTTTGCAAACTGCTGAGGAACGGGAAGTCGTGTCCGTTGAAGAAAGAAGTCTGGAACTCTTCGGACATGAAAAATTCTTGCAGGATAGCGATCTTTATCCAGAGGGAAAAAGCTTTTTAAATCGAATCGGCATTCCAAAAGAGCAATTAAAAATGGTGAAACATGGCGAGCCGTTTGTATTTTGGATGAAACAAGGAAAAGAAATTAAAGATGTTCAGCGCGTTCTGATTGTGGAAAATCTAGCATTCTTCCATACTTCGATTAAGCTGTTGGAAGCAGAGGTGCTTGATTATGAGCCAGAGCTCATTATTTATGGAGAAGGAATGAAAATCGAACGAAGCTTTTCTTTTTTCTTTCAGATGTTTCCTCCTAAAAACTATCAAATTTATTACGCTGGAGATCTGGATGCGGAAAGTTATGGGATTGTCATTCGATTAATGGAGAAGTTTCCGGATACAAGTATACAGCCAGCATTAAAAATTTATCGGAAAATGTTCGAGTTTATAGAACAAAGAAATGACCAAAACATTAGACAAACACAAAACATGACATACCGCGATGCTTTCTTCCAGTGGTTTACGGAAGAGGAGCAGCAGTTATTACAACAATTATGGCAAGAAAATAAACGAATACCCCAAGAAGTATTAACAATTGAAACATGGAGGCGTTGGCTGTGA